The following proteins are co-located in the Apium graveolens cultivar Ventura chromosome 5, ASM990537v1, whole genome shotgun sequence genome:
- the LOC141724339 gene encoding NADH dehydrogenase [ubiquinone] 1 beta subcomplex subunit 3-B-like: MAKQLGPTGEFFRRRDAWRKHPMLSNQFRHATPGLGIALVAFGIYVVGEMAYDKIYAPSHSHSASESHSSH, from the coding sequence ATGGCGAAACAACTGGGCCCCACAGGAGAGTTCTTCAGGAGAAGAGACGCGTGGAGAAAACACCCAATGCTATCAAATCAGTTCCGTCACGCAACACCTGGGCTTGGCATAGCTCTTGTAGCTTTTGGAATATATGTGGTGGGTGAAATGGCTTATGACAAGATCTACGCGCCTTCTCACTCTCATTCTGCTTCTGAATCTCACTCTTCTCACTAA